One genomic window of Octopus sinensis unplaced genomic scaffold, ASM634580v1 Contig00435, whole genome shotgun sequence includes the following:
- the LOC115226906 gene encoding signal recognition particle subunit SRP72, with the protein MPKNYDASVTPDPERWLPRRERSYYRGKRKDKNKNISKGTQGATSPAGDIDASKQTSGSEASSPRPAANVTKPSPQPANRHQQQQHSSSGRSGNNKKKKKGKR; encoded by the exons ATGCCCAAGAACTACGATGCCAGTGTTACCCCTGACCCTGAGCGGTGGCTGCCTCGTAGAGAACGTTCCTATTACCGTGGGAAAcgtaaagacaaaaataaaaacatca GTAAAGGCACACAGGGAGCCACAAGCCCCGCCGGTGACAT CGATGCGAGCAAGCAAACATCAGGGAGTGAGGCAAGCTCACCGCGGCCCGCAGCTAATGTGACCAAGCCATCACCTCAGCCGGCCAACcggcatcaacagcaacaacattcgtCCAGCGGACGCAGCggcaacaataagaagaagaagaaagggaaacgATAA